From the Oncorhynchus nerka isolate Pitt River linkage group LG20, Oner_Uvic_2.0, whole genome shotgun sequence genome, one window contains:
- the LOC115102243 gene encoding lysosomal amino acid transporter 1 homolog, translating into MSLNLGSADGVLTLVSIGWNTDGNFSAVCPNGSIWVWDGLRECAQDARDMASVILGLLSIMCFMVSSLPQYYNSCKSGNMDSALSIWFLLLWLGGDSCNLVGSFLADQLPLQTYTAVYYVMADLLMLGMYFYYVAKNRMNNSRLVLNVVGVVYVLGFSAGLVALPASQQDVVLSGFKGRALLSTTVDGIKAFRTKEIIGYIIGSISSVLYLCSRLPQMHINYTRKSTEGVSYFLFALVILGNTMYGLSVLLKNPEQGQGEGSYIIHHLPWLVGSLGTLSLDLLISIQFLIYRNNAPLELESQHGERAALLDK; encoded by the exons ATGAGTCTGAATTTGGGGTCGGCTGATGGTGTCCTCACGCTGGTGTCCATTGGATGGAACACTGATGGAAACTTCAGCGCTGTGTGCCCAAATGGGTCAATATGGGTTTGGGATGGGCTGCGGGAATGTGCCCAGGACGCCAGGGACATGGCCAGTGTAATCCTGGGTCTGCTGTCAATAATGTGCTTCATGGTCTCTTCTCTGCC GCAGTACTACAACTCTTGTAAGAGTGGGAATATGGACAGTGCCTTGTCCATTTGGTTTCTGCTGCTGTGGCTGGGGGGTGACTCCTGCAATCTTGTAGGCTCATTCTTAGCTGACCAACTGCCGCTACAG ACGTACACAGCAGTGTATTATGTCATGGCTGACTTATTGATGCTGGGAATGtacttttactatgtggctaagAACAGGATGAATAACA GCAGGTTGGTCTTAAATGTGGTGGGTGTGGTCTATGTCCTGGGCTTCTCTGCCGGCCTCGTGGCCTTACCTGCGTCCCAACAGGATGTGGTCCTCTCTGGGTTTAAAGGGCGGGCCTTGCTGTCAACCACTGTGGACGGTATTAAG GCTTTCCGCACCAAGGAGATCATTGGGTATATCATTGGCTCCATATCCTCAGTGCTCTACCTCTGCTCCAGACTTCCACAGATGCACATTAAT TATACAAGAAAGTCGACGGAGGGTGTGTCCTACTTTCTGTTTGCCCTGGTCATCCTGGGTAACACCATGTACGGCCTGAGTGTGCTGCTGAAGAACCCTGAGCAGGGCCAGGGAGAGGGAAGCTACATCATCCACCACCTGCCCTGGCTCGTCGGCAGCCTGGGCACCCTCTCTCTAGACCTGCTG ATCTCCATACAGTTCTTGATATACCGCAATAATGCCCCTCTAGAGTTGGAATCGCAGCACGGTGAGAGAGCTGCTCTGCTGGACAAATGA